One stretch of Mus pahari chromosome 5, PAHARI_EIJ_v1.1, whole genome shotgun sequence DNA includes these proteins:
- the LOC110321764 gene encoding pyrin domain-containing protein 3-like — translation MVNYYKKIVLLSGLEYMNDYNFRVLKSLLIHDLKLTKKMQDDYDRIKIADLMEEKFPEDAGLSKLIEVFENIPDLADRVDILRKEMEKVKNKTKIISGSSPLPITSSMMEVWEVEPAMVTASSEVHCL, via the exons ATGGTGAATTACTACAAGAAAATTGTTCTTCTGTCTGGATTAGAATATATGAATGATTATAACTTTAGAGTACTTAAGTCCTTACTGATCCATGACCTAAAACTGACTAAGAAAATGCAAGATGATTATGACAGAATTAAGATTGCTGACTTAATGGAAGAAAAGTTCCCAGAGGATGCTGGATTGAGCAAACTGATAGAAGTATTCGAAAATATTCCAGATCTTGCAGATCGTGTTGATATACTtagaaaagagatggagaaag ttaaaaataaaaccaaaataatatcGGGATCCAGTCCACTCCCAATTACCTCCAGCATGATGGAAGTTTGGGAAGTAGAACCAGCTATGGTGACAGCTTCTTCAGAGGTACACTGTCTATGA